A single Crateriforma conspicua DNA region contains:
- a CDS encoding pilus assembly protein N-terminal domain-containing protein — protein MGDRRLQSGQRKNPENVQRFRRRRRLFALLMTAGVSATAWMPAAVAQQSSAAPIRTNPFVQTQPIQQAAVHQTSGQSESAVLLKPMGSVVGLRPIDAGAKHQAASSQMSVRAPQPSPIRTNPLLRSTNLGARQLHEVTAGDATKVDADSRAYFNQPPTFAGHVTAGQVVAPESVAPTADRIQQTAADTVVGSAQPYSFSLADVPEPQAAPAVKSDASNPATVADGDDADRIGEAIEFSLSDSSDEPTVQPAKRSTDQAIQKSSTKQARPALSKAGLAAAPRIDLAEVPPMTLDSEPEQADAPAVVAEQTETSVASQDQIPGPGSVSPTPDAAGNIADSQQRADIDVSDDPEVDETQTSVDTENLAAGQRQLPSPQPIESPVVEPEMAAPLADPMEAEPVVASEVPTAPTNLDPAVKWRPPVAVAAAPASFRPASETGASIVRTAPDPIRVDPQSVETAEQDDTPDLSESIAADIPTPMPEAMPAQTPALPPLPRGPQTLHWKTPVQNVSARLTPGTGTTDAAEAAQQLRATSATPLYMTRAQVRSLTIRGQLHKVSVNDKGVCQAVAAGPSQIKLIGASNGVTHMTVWASPVGSDSVVSREFEVHVTAPVEASHDPASEKMSVLSQAIRHAFPTADVTVQLLADELIVSGHCPSEEAAKKIIRLVRKTCLIPVRDELVVR, from the coding sequence GTGGGTGACCGTCGACTCCAAAGCGGCCAACGAAAGAATCCCGAAAACGTGCAACGATTCCGGCGACGCCGGCGTCTGTTCGCGTTGTTGATGACTGCCGGGGTTTCTGCAACTGCCTGGATGCCGGCGGCCGTCGCACAGCAGTCGTCGGCCGCACCGATCCGCACGAATCCGTTTGTGCAGACACAGCCGATCCAACAAGCGGCCGTCCATCAAACGTCCGGCCAATCCGAATCCGCCGTGTTGCTGAAGCCGATGGGTTCCGTCGTCGGTTTGCGACCGATCGATGCGGGGGCGAAGCATCAAGCCGCATCGTCGCAGATGTCAGTCCGGGCCCCGCAACCGTCGCCCATCCGAACCAACCCGCTGCTGCGATCGACCAACCTGGGTGCCCGTCAACTACACGAGGTCACCGCAGGTGACGCGACGAAGGTCGACGCCGACAGCCGAGCCTACTTCAACCAACCACCAACTTTCGCCGGACACGTCACCGCAGGTCAGGTGGTTGCACCGGAGTCTGTCGCGCCCACTGCCGATCGCATCCAACAGACCGCCGCTGACACGGTGGTCGGTTCGGCACAACCGTATTCGTTCTCGCTAGCGGACGTCCCCGAACCGCAGGCCGCACCCGCGGTGAAAAGCGATGCATCCAATCCAGCCACCGTGGCCGATGGCGATGATGCCGACCGCATCGGTGAAGCGATCGAGTTTTCACTGTCGGATTCGTCGGACGAACCGACCGTCCAGCCCGCCAAGCGATCGACGGACCAAGCGATTCAAAAGTCGTCGACCAAGCAGGCACGGCCCGCACTGAGCAAGGCCGGATTGGCAGCAGCACCAAGAATCGACTTGGCCGAAGTCCCGCCGATGACTTTGGATAGCGAGCCCGAACAAGCAGACGCACCGGCGGTGGTTGCTGAACAGACCGAAACGTCCGTCGCGTCCCAAGACCAGATTCCCGGCCCGGGATCGGTCAGCCCCACGCCCGACGCCGCTGGCAACATCGCGGACTCGCAGCAACGTGCCGACATCGACGTTTCAGATGATCCCGAGGTGGATGAGACTCAAACGTCGGTCGACACAGAAAACTTGGCCGCGGGGCAACGCCAACTGCCCTCGCCACAGCCGATCGAATCGCCCGTGGTCGAACCAGAAATGGCTGCGCCCTTGGCCGATCCGATGGAAGCCGAACCGGTTGTCGCGTCGGAAGTACCCACGGCTCCGACGAATCTGGATCCTGCCGTCAAATGGCGTCCGCCGGTTGCCGTTGCAGCGGCACCGGCATCGTTCCGGCCGGCTTCCGAAACTGGCGCCAGCATCGTTCGCACGGCACCTGACCCGATCCGGGTGGATCCGCAGTCGGTCGAAACCGCAGAGCAAGACGACACGCCGGACCTATCCGAAAGCATCGCGGCCGACATTCCGACACCAATGCCCGAAGCAATGCCGGCCCAAACGCCCGCATTGCCTCCGCTACCCCGCGGACCCCAGACGCTTCATTGGAAAACACCCGTCCAAAACGTTTCGGCTCGGTTGACCCCGGGGACCGGGACGACCGATGCCGCCGAAGCGGCCCAGCAACTGCGGGCCACATCGGCAACGCCGCTGTACATGACACGTGCCCAGGTTCGTTCGCTGACCATCCGCGGCCAGCTGCACAAGGTCAGTGTCAACGACAAAGGCGTATGCCAAGCCGTCGCGGCAGGGCCCAGCCAAATCAAGTTGATCGGTGCCAGCAACGGTGTCACCCACATGACCGTGTGGGCATCGCCAGTTGGCAGCGATTCGGTGGTCTCGCGTGAATTCGAAGTTCACGTGACCGCACCCGTTGAAGCTTCGCACGACCCGGCAAGTGAGAAAATGTCGGTGCTAAGCCAAGCGATTCGGCACGCTTTTCCGACGGCGGACGTGACCGTGCAACTGTTGGCGGATGAATTGATCGTCAGCGGACATTGCCCGAGCGAAGAAGCGGCCAAGAAAATCATTCGTCTGGTTCGGAAGACTTGTTTGATTCCCGTCAGGGATGAATTGGTCGTCCGTTGA